Below is a genomic region from Thermus oshimai DSM 12092.
AGGGAGGCGCCCAGGGTAGGGCTCGTGACTGGGGCGAAGTCGTAACAAGGTAGCTGTACCGGAAGGTGCGGCTGGATCACCTCCTTTCTAAGGAGCATGAAGCCCGAATCCTGCGCTTTGGATCCCCACCCCCGGGACCCCCGGGGGTCTTTTTTTTACCCCTTTAGCGCCCGGGCCACCACCGCCCCCAGGAGGAAGACCCAAAGGACCAGGTAAAGCCCCAGAAGGGCCAGGACAAACCCCGCCAGGGGACCGTAGAGGAGCTCGTACTGGGAGCGGGGAAGGAGCCTGGGAAGCCCAAGCCGCACCGCCTCAAAGAGGGAGGCCCCCACCCCCGCGCCGCTGGCCAGGGGGAGGAGGTCTTTTAGCCTTCCCGGCCGGGCGAAGAGGCCGTAGACCAGGAGGAAGAGGAGAAAGGCCAGGAAAAGGGGGAGAAGGTCTTCCAAAGGCCCCAAAACCCCCCTCCACTCTGGGGGAAGGAAGCGCACCACAAAGCCCAGGGCCAGGCCCAAAAGGGCCAGGAGGATGAGGCCAAGCCCCAGGAGGAAGGGCATGGCCAGGGCCAGGAGGCGGTTTTTGACCCCGGCGGGCACGCCGAAGACCAGGCCCAGGGCGTAGCTCAAGGCGGCGAAGAAGTTGCTGGCGGACCAGAGGAGGAGGAGGCTCGAGGCCAGGGTGAGGGGAAACGCCCCCCGGGTGAGGAAGCGGAGGAGGTCGGCCCCCAGCTCGGGCCGGGTGGGGAAAAGGGCCAGGGTCACCCCCTCCAGGGCCTCCAGGACCCCTTCTTTCAAGGCCGGGTTCCCCTGGAGCAGGAGGCCGAAAACCCCAAGGAGGAGAAGGAGCAAAGGCGCTAGGGAAAGGAGGGCGTAGTAGGCCAGGGCGGCGGCGAAGAAGGGCACGTGGGCCTCCTGGTAGAGGCGGAAGGCCTCTTTAAGGGTTTCCCATCTCCTCGGCCCCACGGGGATCTCCGGCCTCTAGGAAAAGGCGCCGGGCGGCCTCCCAGTGCGCCTCGGCCGCTTCTGGGCTCCCAAAGCGCCGATGCCATTCCCATAGGCCCCGGTGGAGGGGGGCCATACAGGCCGGGTCCCCTGCCGCCTGGGCCAAGCGGAGCCCTTCCTCTAGAAGGCTTCGGGCTTCCCCTTTGCGACCCATGAGAAACGCGGCATACCCCTGTTCGTAGAGGTTGACCGCCCGCTCCAGTGGGCCCAAGGGCAGCCTTGCCTCCTCCTTGAAGACGGCCAGGGCCTCCTCCAAGCGGCCCAAGAGGCGCAAGACGAAGCCCGCCTGGTGGAGGGCCTTGTGGCTGCCCGTCTCCCGATAGAGCACCTGGTAGAGGGCTAGAGCCTCCTCGAGGCGGCCCCCAAAGGCCAGGGCGTAGCCCAGGACAAAACGGGCCTCCGGGGTGGGGTCTTGGCGCAAGCAGGCCTCCGCCTCCTCATAGCGGCCCGCCTCTATCAGCCCCCAGGCTTCCTGCAGATCCTCCCTCACGGGCCTACCCCCTCTCCTGCCCCTCCCCCAGGGCGATCCACTTGGTGGTGGTGAGCTCCAAAGGCCCCATGGGGCCGTAGGCGTGGAGCTTGGAGGTGCTGATGCCGATCTCCGCCCCCAGGCCCAGCTGGAAGCCGTCGTTGAAGCGGGTGGAGGCGTTCCAGAGCACCAGGCTGGCGTCCACCTCCTCCAGAAAGCGCCAGGCCGCCTTGGGGTCCTCCGTGCAGATGGCCTCGGTGTGGCGGGAGCCGTAGCGGGCGATGTGGGCCAGGGCCTCCTCCAGGCCCGCCACCACCTTGACCCGGAGGATGAGATCCAGGTACTCCTGGTCCCACTCCTCCGCGGAAGCGGGCACCGCCCGGGGGAGGAGGGAGAGAGCCCTGGGGCAGGCCCGGAGCTCCACCCCGTGGGCGGCCATGGCCTCCTCCAGGCGGGGCAGGAAAAGGGGGGCCACCCCCTCGTGGACCAGGACAGCCTCGAGGGCGTTGCAGACCGCGGGGCGCTGCACCTTGCCGTTTAGGGCCAGGCGCAGGGCCATGTCCAGGTCCGCCTTCTCGTCCACGTAGAGGTGGTTCACCCCCTTGGCGTGGGCCAGGACGGGGACCCGGGCCTCCTTTTGCACCAGCCGGATGAGCTCTTCCCCACCCCTGGGGATGAGGAGGTCCAGAAGCTCCAGCCGGCACATCTCCAAGATGGCCTCCCGGTCCGTGGTGGGCACCAGGGTCACCGCCTCTTCGGGAAGGCCCGCCTCTCCCAAGGCCTCCCGCCAGAGGGCCACCAGCGCCTGGTTGGAGCGGAAGGCCTCCTTCCCTCCCCTTAGGAGCATGGCGTTCCCCGCCTTCAGGGCCACGGCCACCGCCTCCACCGTGGCCCCGGGCCGGGCCTCGTAGATGAAGCCGATGAGGCCCAGGGGCACCCGCATCCGCCCCACCCGGAGGCCGTTGGGCCTCTTGGAGAGCCCTTCAATCCGGCCCAGGGGATCAGGGAGGGCAGCAATCTGGTGGAGGCCCTCCACCAGGGTCTTTAGGTCCTTATCCCGGAGGGCCAGCCGGTCCAGCTTGGCCCGGGAAAGGCCTGCCCTCTCCGCCTCCTCCAGGTCCTCCCGATTGGCCCTTAGGACCTCCTCCCACCTGGCCTCCAGAAGCTGGGCCATGGCGAGGAGGGCCCCGTCCCGGTTGCCCTTCGCGATCTCCGCAAGCCGCGCCCGCGCGCGCTCGGCCAGTTCCCGGATCATGCCTCCTCCTTCAAGACCAGGTGGTCCCGGTGGACCACCTCCTCCGTGTAGCGGTAGCCCAGAATGGCCTCAATCTCCCGGCTGTGGCGCCCCTTGATGCGGGCGATCTCCTCCGAGGCGTAGGCGGCAAGCCCCAGGCCCACCTCCTCTCCCCTCTCGGAAAGGAGGCGCACCACCTCCCCCCGCCCGAACCGCCCCTGCACCTCCTTGACCCCGGAGGGGAGGAGGCTCGCCCCCCGCTCCCTTAGGGCCCGCACCGCCCCCTCGTCCAGGACCAGCGCCCCCTTGGGGCTCAGGTTCTGGTAAAGCCAGGCCCGCGCCCCCCGGTAGCGGCGCTGGGCGTGGAAGTAGGTGCCCAAGGGCTCCCCCCTAAGGGCCGCCAGGAGGACCCCCGGGCGCCGGCCCGGGAGGAGGAGGGTGGGGATCCCCACCCGGGCGGCCATCCCCGCGGCCAGGAGCTTGGAGCGCATGCCCCCGCTCCCCAAGGGGTTCCCCTCCCCCGCCAAAGTCAGGACCTCCTTCACCGAGGCCACCTCGGGGATGGGCCTCGCCCCAGGGTTCTTCTTGGGGTCCGCCTCATAGAGGGCCTCCACGTCGGAAAGGAGGACGAGGAGCCCCGCTTCCACCAGGGGGGCCACCCGGGCGGAGAGCTGGTCGTTGTCCCCAAAGCGGATCTCGTGGAAGGCCACGGTGTCGTTCTCGTTCACGATGGGCACCACCCCAAGCCCAAGAAGGGCCAGAAGGGTGGCCTTGGCGTTCAGGTAGCGCTCCCGGTGGGCCAGGTCCTCGGCGGTGAGGAGGACCTGGGCCACCTCGAGGCCCTCCGCCCGGAAGGCCTCCCGCCAGGCCTGCATAAGGAGGGGCTGGCCGATGGCCGCCAGGGCCTGCTTCAGGGGCATGTCCTTGGGGCGGGGCAGGCCCATCGCCGCCCGGCCCGCGGCCACCGCCCCCGAGGAGACCAGGATCACCTCCCGCCCCCCCCGCCTGAGGAGGGCCACCTGGCGGGCCAGCTCGGCCATGACCGGCCTTTCCAAGCCCCCCTCCCCGGCCAGGACCGCGCTCCCCACCTTGACCACAAGTCGCTTGGCCTCGAGGCCCGCCCGCATTAAGGCCTAGGATAGCACCTCTCATCCATAGGCCCCTTCCCCCTGCTAGGGTTGTCGAGGCATGAGACCCTTGTGGGTAGCCCTCCTCCTTACGGCCTTGCTCCTTGGCGGGTGCTGGCAAGCCCCCGCACCGGACGTTGACCTCCGCCTAACGCCCTCGAGTCTGGAAGTCCAGCAGGGGGGCACCGGCACCCCCACCCTCACCCTCACCCCCCAAAACGGCTTCACCGGCACGGTAACCCTGTCCCTCCAAGGAGCCCCCAGCGGGGTAAC
It encodes:
- a CDS encoding tetratricopeptide repeat protein, giving the protein MREDLQEAWGLIEAGRYEEAEACLRQDPTPEARFVLGYALAFGGRLEEALALYQVLYRETGSHKALHQAGFVLRLLGRLEEALAVFKEEARLPLGPLERAVNLYEQGYAAFLMGRKGEARSLLEEGLRLAQAAGDPACMAPLHRGLWEWHRRFGSPEAAEAHWEAARRLFLEAGDPRGAEEMGNP
- the proB gene encoding glutamate 5-kinase; amino-acid sequence: MRAGLEAKRLVVKVGSAVLAGEGGLERPVMAELARQVALLRRGGREVILVSSGAVAAGRAAMGLPRPKDMPLKQALAAIGQPLLMQAWREAFRAEGLEVAQVLLTAEDLAHRERYLNAKATLLALLGLGVVPIVNENDTVAFHEIRFGDNDQLSARVAPLVEAGLLVLLSDVEALYEADPKKNPGARPIPEVASVKEVLTLAGEGNPLGSGGMRSKLLAAGMAARVGIPTLLLPGRRPGVLLAALRGEPLGTYFHAQRRYRGARAWLYQNLSPKGALVLDEGAVRALRERGASLLPSGVKEVQGRFGRGEVVRLLSERGEEVGLGLAAYASEEIARIKGRHSREIEAILGYRYTEEVVHRDHLVLKEEA
- a CDS encoding glutamate-5-semialdehyde dehydrogenase, which encodes MIRELAERARARLAEIAKGNRDGALLAMAQLLEARWEEVLRANREDLEEAERAGLSRAKLDRLALRDKDLKTLVEGLHQIAALPDPLGRIEGLSKRPNGLRVGRMRVPLGLIGFIYEARPGATVEAVAVALKAGNAMLLRGGKEAFRSNQALVALWREALGEAGLPEEAVTLVPTTDREAILEMCRLELLDLLIPRGGEELIRLVQKEARVPVLAHAKGVNHLYVDEKADLDMALRLALNGKVQRPAVCNALEAVLVHEGVAPLFLPRLEEAMAAHGVELRACPRALSLLPRAVPASAEEWDQEYLDLILRVKVVAGLEEALAHIARYGSRHTEAICTEDPKAAWRFLEEVDASLVLWNASTRFNDGFQLGLGAEIGISTSKLHAYGPMGPLELTTTKWIALGEGQERG
- a CDS encoding YhjD/YihY/BrkB family envelope integrity protein, which encodes MGPRRWETLKEAFRLYQEAHVPFFAAALAYYALLSLAPLLLLLLGVFGLLLQGNPALKEGVLEALEGVTLALFPTRPELGADLLRFLTRGAFPLTLASSLLLLWSASNFFAALSYALGLVFGVPAGVKNRLLALAMPFLLGLGLILLALLGLALGFVVRFLPPEWRGVLGPLEDLLPLFLAFLLFLLVYGLFARPGRLKDLLPLASGAGVGASLFEAVRLGLPRLLPRSQYELLYGPLAGFVLALLGLYLVLWVFLLGAVVARALKG